The following are from one region of the Sorghum bicolor cultivar BTx623 chromosome 2, Sorghum_bicolor_NCBIv3, whole genome shotgun sequence genome:
- the LOC8079204 gene encoding uncharacterized protein LOC8079204: MDFSGGGGRSRAEPARWLEIAGKLLAARDLVGCKRLAERAVEADPDLPGADELLAVADVLLASQRQLPSGRPDPVAVLQLQPAPGLDPAAAKRSFHRLSQLVSSSRNPRPAADTALHFIQEAFADLSNNASADPPPAPAAAPPPPIPAPAPAPAPSPIPAPAPAPAPASGDASASADADAFWTVCPYCCHVYQYQRALVGRTLRCQSAGCRRAFVATEIPNAPPIVPGTDMYYCAWGFVPMGFPKAADLSTNWRPFCPMFTGNSESPPQPAPAVTVNVDVQNVENNGGADVQSVENNGGPINANSTPASVQPPDKSGDTGRASGPSRGRMKKTTARKKVGVVPKKQGSSSVGSGIGPSMLGAVSLNGDTGSGQTVGTREININEVAKPSDGATMLNFGVDEDIGFDLDVDTTDAILGNLHNLPFLREDDNNRRMF; the protein is encoded by the coding sequence ATGGAtttctccggcggcggcggccgcagcCGCGCCGAGCCGGCCCGGTGGCTGGAGATCGCCGGGAAGCTCCTCGCCGCGCGGGACCTGGTCGGCTGCAAGCGACTGGCGGAGCGCGCGGTGGAGGCTGACCCGGACCTCCCGGGTGCGGACGagctcctcgccgtcgccgacgtCCTCCTCGCCTCCCAGCGCCAGCTCCCCTCTGGCCGACCCGATCCGGTCGCCGTGCTCCAGCTCCAGCCCGCCCCCGGCCTTGACCCCGCCGCCGCCAAGCGCTCCTTCCACCGCCTCTCTCAGCTCGTGTCTTCCTCGCGTAACCCCCGTCCCGCCGCGGACACCGCCCTCCACTTCATCCAAGAAGCCTTCGCTGACCTCTCCAACAACGCATCCGCTGATCCACCTCCTGCTCCCGctgccgctcctcctcctcctattcctgctcctgctccagctccagctcctTCTCCtattcctgctcctgctcctgctcctgctcctgcttctGGGGACGCCTCCGCCTCGGCTGATGCCGATGCGTTCTGGACGGTGTGCCCCTACTGCTGCCATGTGTACCAGTACCAGCGCGCGCTGGTGGGGCGCACGCTCAGGTGCCAGAGCGCCGGGTGCAGGCGAGCGTTCGTGGCCACCGAGATCCCTAACGCCCCGCCTATTGTGCCCGGCACCGACATGTACTACTGCGCGTGGGGGTTCGTCCCCATGGGTTTCCCTAAGGCAGCCGATTTGAGCACCAACTGGAGGCCATTTTGCCCCATGTTTACTGGGAATTCTGAATCTCCGCCACAGCCAGCACCTGCGGTGACTGTGAATGTTGATGTACAGAATGTTGAGAATAATGGCGGTGCTGATGTACAAAGTGTTGAGAATAATGGAGGACCCATTAACGCCAATTCAACGCCAGCAAGTGTGCAGCCCCCAGATAAGAGTGGTGACACTGGCCGTGCATCAGGTCCATCTAGAGGAAGGATGAAGAAGACAACAGCCCGCAAGAAGGTTGGTGTTGTGCCCAAGAAACAAGGTTCCAGTAGCGTGGGAAGTGGCATTGGGCCATCTATGCTTGGGGCAGTTTCGTTGAATGGGGATACAGGAAGTGGGCAGACAGTGGGTACTAGAGAGATCAACATAAATGAGGTGGCAAAGCCAAGTGATGGCGCCACAATGTTGAATTTTGGCGTGGATGAGGATATCGGGTTTGATTTGGATGTTGATACAACTGATGCTATATTGGGGAATTTGCACAACCTACCATTCTTGAGGGAGGATGACAATAACAGAAGGATGTTTTAG